Below is a window of Dietzia timorensis DNA.
GCAACCCCCACGGCCTCGAAGTTCTCCCGCGCCACCTTTGCGTGGACCTCGTCGATCTCGAACGTCGTGATATCGGCTTCTTCGCCAATCGCGCGCGCCATGGTGATAGCGGAGTACCCGAACAGCGTGCCGAACTCGAGAATCCGTTTCGCCCCGGTCATCTGGCACAGCAGCGCCAGGAGCTGAGCCTGCGACACGGATACCTCGATGTCGGGGAGCCCTGCCGCGCGGGCGCGTTCCCGCGCCATCAGCACGGCATCGTCGTCGGGGCACAGCCGACCGGACAAGAACGCGTCTACCGCTCGCCAGCTCGTTTCGCTCATGGCGCTCATTCAAGCAGACCCATGACGTCGGAGGAAGGGATTCGCCGGCCCAAAGTCTTTCTGCCACACCGCAGAACGAGGCTCACACCAGGACGGCCACCATTTCGACCACAACCGCCGCGGCGAGTGCGAGCGAACGCAGCCGATGGAGGCGATCCCACCGGGCGATATCGCCGCGCATGCGGCGGGCCTCGGCCGCATCGGCGGCCGCGCCGGCTTCGCGAGCGCCGCGCGCGATGGCCGAGTTGATCGGCACGAGCACGAGAATCGTGGCGGCAATGATGAGTGCGAGGCCCGCCGTCATAAGTGACCACATCCACGTGGCAGCGGGGGAGACGGCTCCCCACGCGGCGAGGAGCGCGGTGAGTGCGGCGAGCGCGTACCAGGCCGGCATGGCCGCGCCAAGCCGTGCGGCGCTGAGGGCGCGCGCCGCCATCGCTGCGGGTTCGGGCAGGCGAGCGGCGACCGGATGGAAGAACGCGGCGACACAGAACTCGACACCAGTGAGCGAGGACAACACGGACAGGGCGATGACAGCGGAGGCGAGTTCGAAAGAGGGCATGCCCCATTCAACGATGCGCGCGGCGCGTCCGAACAGTACTTATTCGTAAGTCAGTACCCTCGGCGACGTGTTCGAACACAGCAGTAGCGACCAGGAAATGCGGGGACTCGCGGAGCCGCAGTGCCCGGTGGATACGGCGATGGGGGTTCTCTCCGGGCGCTGGAAGGGGTCGATCCTATGGCGGCTCCACGAGAATGGTGCGATGCGACCGGGGGAGCTGCGCCGGGAGATTTCCGGGGTGAGCGAGGCGGTACTCCTGCGCCAACTCGCCGAGCTCGTGGACGACGGTCTCGTCGTCCGCACCGACCATGGCACGTGGCCGCTCCATGTGTCCTACGAGATCAGCGAGTATGGGGCGACCGCCGGCCCGCTCGTGGAGCAGCTGTGCGCGTGGGGGAGAGCGCACCAGGCTCGCATCGGGTAGCCGCGGAAGCTACGAACTGGCCGTGGACGCCGCGTTCAATCGTTCGAGCGCACCGTGGGCGACCTTCGAATCCGTCGTTTCCCAGAACGGGGGGAGCGAGGCACGCAGGAAACTTCCGTAGCGCGCCGTCACCAAGCGTGAATCGAGGATCGCAACGACGCCGCGGTCGTTGGTCGAGCGGATGAGTCGCCCGACCCCCTGGGCGAGCAAGAGCGCCGCGTGATTGCCCGCGACCGCGAGGAAACCGTTGCCGCCGTGGGAGCCGATCGCCCGTTGCCTGGCGGACAACAGCGGATCGTCGGGGCGGGGGAACGGGATGCGGTCGATGAGCACGAGAGACAGGGAATCACCGGGAACGTCGACGCCCTGCCACAGGGTGAGCGTGCCCACGAGCGTGGTCGCGGGATCCTCGGCGAAACGACGGACGAGGTTGGGCATCGAGTCCTCGTTCTGCAGCAACACCGGGGTATCGAGCCGCTCGCGGAGAACCTCGGCGGCTTCCTTTGCTCCGCGCATCGAGGAGAACAGTCCGAGCGTCCGGCCACCCGCAGCCTTGACGAGAGAAACCATCTCCGCCTTGGTTTCCTCCGAGGCGCCGTCCCGCCCGGGGCCCGGGAGGTGCTTGGCGACGTAGAGGATCCCGTGGGTCCCGTAGTCGAAGGGCGAGCCGACATCCATGCCCGTCCAGCGGAGATGGACCTCATCGGAGGCGCCTGATTCGGAGTCCGCGGACCCCAGAGACTTCTCTGCGGGGATGAGTTCGGCCGAGCTTGACGCGGATCCGGCCGAGCCCGAGGTCTCGGTGGCTCTAGGCAGGCCCCACGCGGTTGCGAGCGCTGCGAAGTTCCCGCCCGTCGTGAGGGTTGCCGAGGTGAGAATGACGGTGGACTCCGCGAACAGCCGGGTGCGCAGCAGGCCGGCGACGGTCAGCGGCGCGACGCGGAGAACGAGCCCGCGGCGGTTCTCGTCCGAGAGCCAGACGATTTCCAGGCGCTCGGTGAGCGGTCGGTCGAATGACGCCAGGATGCGCTCGGCCGCTTCGGCGATCTCGTCGAGCGCCGCAGCCGCCTTGCGGCGGGCGGACGTCGCCTCGGGGTCGTTGGCGGCCTCGCCGGGCTTGGCCGCGGCGATGGTGGCGCGGGCATTGGCGGCGGCCTCTCGGACCGCGCCGATCGCCATTTCGCAGTCGTCGTCGATGTGATCCCAGCGATCGGGCTTGGCCTCGGCCAGGGCCATCGATAGTCCGTCGGCCGTTTCCTCGAGCCGTTGGACGGTGGAGTCCGACGCGTACTTGCGAGCACGCTTCGCCGCGGCAGACACCGCCGCGCCGGTGAGCTCGGCGGTCGACACCCCGGTGACCCGGTCGGACAGCTCGTGCGCCTCGTCGATCACCACGACGTCGTGCTCGGGAAGAATTGCCGCGTCCGTCATCGCGTCGATCGCGAGCAGCGCGTGGTTGGTGACGACGACGTCGGCCTGCGCCGCTTCCTCGCGGGCGGCCTCGGCGAAGCAGTCGTTGAAATCCGGGCACAGCGAACCCATGCACTCTCGCGCCGTGACCGAGACCTGGCGCCAGGCAAGATCGGACACGCCGCGCTCCAGTTCGTCGCGGTCCCCGGTCTCCGTTTCGTCCGCCCAGTCGTGGAGCCTCGAGATCTCCTTACCCAGCCATGACGTCGGACCGCCGGCGGGAGCGCCTTGCGCCGGGGAGTCGAAGAGGTCGAGTTCTTCGGATTGATCGGCCGGACCCGATCGGACCCTGTTGAGGCACAGGTAGTTTCCGCGGCCCTTGAGGATCGCGTAGCTGGGGGTGGTCCCGAGTTCCGGTTCGAGCGCCTCCGCCAGTCGTGGCAGGTCTCGTTCCACGAGCTGGTTCTGTAGTGCCAAGGTCGCGGTCGACACGACGACCGGGGTCCCCGAGGTCGCCGCGTGCCGAATGGACGGGACGAGATAGGCCATGGACTTACCGGTACCGGTGCCTGCCTGGACGGCGAGATGTTCGCCGCTGGACATCGAGTCGCCCACGGCTTTGGCCATCCGAATCTGCCCCTCGCGCCGCGTCCCGCCGAGCGCGGCCACGGCGGTGTCTAGAAGCTCGGGCACGCTGGGTAGATCGGAAGGGCTCACGCGGGCAATGGTAGTCGGCTGCCACTTGGGGACGTAAACGGCGCACGCTTCTCGTGAGGGCGCGTGGAGACTCGGTGTGCCTCACATGGCCTCGAGCGGGAGACCTCCAACGTTGCCGCCGAAACATACCGCTTCCCCGTTCTTTTGCCGCCTGGTCACAGCGGGGAACGTGTGAATAACCGCTGCGGGGATGGTGGGCATGCGAGTTGTGCTCGGAAAATTCGTCAGCCGGGCGCGGCGGTTTCAAATCGGTCGTCCGGCCCTCTTGCGAGCAGGGGGTGGCGACAACTTTGCACGTAGATGGCCTGAAACGGAATTTGCGAAGTGTCGTTCGGTCGGCCGAATTTTGGCTTTCCTCGCTCTCAATCCAGCTGGGCTCAGCGAATGTTCTATTCCACTTTTGCATTTCTATGGTTAGTCTTAAGCACTGAAAGATACCGACGGTATCTTTGCGAACGAAAAGAAATCCAATCGGAGGTTCTCGATGGCAAGTGTCAACCAGAGAAAAGGCAAGCAGCGCACGTTCACCGCGCGCAACGTAGCTGCCGCATCGGCAATCGGCGCCTTGGGGATCAGCGCGGTGGTCGCTCCGACCGCCGGCGCAACGGGTCACCACGGAAACCCCAAGCCGTGTGAGTGCGGCGGCAGCGGACTTGGCTCGATCGATCACGGAAGCCTCGACGGCGCTTCGCTCGGCAAGATCGGCGACAAGGGAAGCAGCAAGGGATCCGAGTCCGGATCGGAGGGCACGGACAAGGGATCGTCGCACGGAATCGGTTCCGTGTTCGCTCTTCCGTTCGCCTCGCTCGCTCCGCTCGGCAGCCTCGTCGACCTGAAGCTCGGTTCGCTGGACAAGATCGGTGAGGGATCGCTGGATAAGGGTTCGCTCGAGGGGGGTTCATCGGACAAACTCGGTTCGCTGGACAAGATCGGCGAAGGCTCGCTCGATAAAGGCTCGCTCGGTGAGCTGAACCTCGGTTCGCTCCTCGATGCCGGATCCTCCGGAGAGGCCGGTTCGCTGGCTGCTCTTGGCTCGCTCAAGGACGGCAAGGGCTCGCTGGATTCTGATTCGCTCACGGGTGGCAGCGAGGACGGCGAGGGTTCCCTGGGCAAGGGTTCGCTCGGTGACCTCGGCTCGATCCTCGAATCGGATTCGGCTAGAGAGGCCGGTTCGCTGGCAGCATTCGGTTCGCTTGCACCGCTCGCCGGTTCGCTCAAGGGTGGCGAAGGTTCCCTGGATAAGGGTTCGCTCAAGGGTGGCAGCGAGCACGGGGGCGAAGGTTCCCTGGGGGAGGGGTCGCTGGACTCCGACTCCCTGGGCAAGGGCTCGCTGGATTCTGATTCGCTCACGGGTGGCAGCGAGGACGGCGAGGGTTCCCTGGGCAAGGGTTCGCTCGGTGACCTCGGCTCGATCCTCGAATCGGATTCGGCTAGAGAGGCCGGTTCGCTGGCAGCATTCGGTTCGCTTGCACCGCTCGCCGGTTCGCTCAAGGGTGGCGAAGGTTCCCTGGATAAGGGTTCGCTCAAGGGTGGCAGCGAGCACGGGGGCGAAGGTTCCCTGGGGGAGGGGTCGCTGGACTCCGACTCCCTGGGCAAGGGCTCGCTGGATTCTGATTCGCTCACGGGTGGCAGCGAGGACGGCGAGGGTTCCCTGGGCAAGGGTTCGCTCGGTGACCTCGGCTCGATCCTCGAATCGGATTCGGCTAGAGAGGCCGGTTCGCTGGCAGCATTCGGTTCGCTTGCACCGCTCGCCGGTTCGCTCAAGGGTGGCGAAGGTTCCCTGGATAAGGGTTCGCTCAAGGGTGGCAGCGAGCACGGGGGCGAAGGTTCCCTGGGGGAGGGGTCGCTGGACTCCGACTCCCTGGGCAAGGGCTCGCTGGATTCTGATTCGCTCACGGGTGGCAGCGAGGACGGCGAGGGTTCCCTGGGCAAGGGTTCGCTCGGTGACCTCGGCTCGATCCTCGAATCGGATTCGGCTAGAGAGGCCGGTTCGCTGGCAGCATTCGGTTCGCTTGCACCGCTCGCCGGTTCGCTCAAGGGTGGCGAAGGTTCCCTGGATAAGGGTTCGCTCAAGGGTGGCAGCGAGGACGGCGAGGGTTCCCTGGGCAAGGGTTCGCTCGGTGACCTCGGCTCGATCCTCGAATCCGACTCGAGTGGAGACGCCGGTTCTTTGGCCGCGCTCGGTTCGCTCGCACCGATTGCCGGCTCCCTCAAGGGCGGCGAAGGTTCCTTCGACAAGGGCTCGCTGGATTCTGACTCGCTCAAGGGCGGCAGCGAAGGTGGCAGCGAGCACGGGGGCGAAGGTTCCCTCGACACGGGCTCGCTCAAGGGCTCGCTCGAAGGTGGTAGCGAGCATGGAGGCGAAGGTTCCCTCGACACGGGCTCGCTGGACTCCGGTTCGCTCGAGGGCGGCTCCGCCGACAAGCTCGGCTCGCTCGCCCAGCACGGCGCCGGATCGCTCCTCGAGGGCGGCTCTGCCGACAAGCTCGGCTCGCTCGCAGACCTCGGCGCAGGCTCGCTCGACAAGGGCTCGCTCGACGGCGGCAGCGAGGCCGGCGAAGGTTCGCTCGACGCCGGATCGCTCGGCCAGGTTGCAGACGGTTCGCTTTCGGGCGAGTCGACACACGGCGGCGGCTCGATGTTCAACGCCGCGAGTCTCGCCGAATTCGGATCGGTGTTCAACTCGACGAACTAAGCCGAACCCCCACAGACTCTAGGGCGCCCCGTAAGAGGGGCGCTCTAGATACCGAGCTCGCCGCGGATCAGGGCACGTTTCGCGGCGAGCTCTTTTAATGCACCTTTGCCACGCTTCGGGTCGACGGCCGCGGTCAAATTCGCCAACACCGACGTCATAAACCCTTCTTTGAGAGCGTCTTCCGCGGTAGCCCGCACGCAGTGGTCCGTGGCGATACCCACAATATCCACGCTGCTGACGTCGTGGCCGCGTAGCCACTCGGCGAGCGACGTACCCGCCGAATCCGACCCCTCGAAACCCGAGTACGCGGCCTCGTATGCGCCCTTGGCGAAGACCGCATCGAATCGCGCGTCTCGCAATTCCTCCCGGAGCCGGGCGCCCGGCGAGCCCTGTACGCAATGCACGGGCCACGTATCTACGAAGTCCGGCGTCTCGGAAAAGTGCGCGCCGGGATCGATGTGCATATCGCGAGTGGCGACAACGTAGCGATAGCCGTGGTCGCCGGACAACAGCGAGGCGACATTTTCGGCGACCCCCGTGCCGCCCGCGACCCCGAGCGCGCCGCCTTCGCAGAAATCGTTCTGGACGTCGACAACCAGGAGAGCGTCGGACGGAGTGCGTGAATCTTCTGCGCCTGAAACCTCGTTCATACCGGCGAGCCTAGCGCGGAAGCGCGCGAGTTAACGGGGAAGCACGCGCACGTTCAGCGCCGGATCGCCCTCCGCGAGTGAGAGGCCCTCCCACGGCATCGTGATCCGCGCTGCCGACTGGTGCGCGCGGGATTCGGAGAGAGTGGGGATGTCGCCCACCGGCTCGCCGTCGACGAAAAGCGGATTGAGAAGTGGCAGAACCTCCGCAACCCGCGACCCCTCCGACAGCGAGGACACGTCGGCGCCCGCGGGGGCGAGTACCTCTTCGAGGGCGGTGCCCGTCGAACGGTAGGTGCGGTACGCGTCCTTCGCGCCGGGGAGAGTCTCCTTGTGTGCCGAGCGCTTCGCCACCGGGATCCCGTCGACCTCGACCAGCTTGTACACCATCGACGCGGTGGGCGCGCCAGAACCCGTGACCAGGCGAGTGCCGACGCCGTAGGCATCGACGGGTTCGGCGCGGAGCCCGGCGATCGCGTACTCGTCGAGATCGCCGGAGACGACGATGCGGGTGCGGGTGGCGCCGAGATCGTCGAGCTGCCGCCGCACCTGACGGGCAAGCATGCCCAGGTCCCCGGAATCGATGCGCACCGCGCCGAGTTCGGTGCCGGCGACCTCAATGGCCGTCTCCACGCCCTGGGTAATGTCGTAGGTATCGACCAACAGCGTGGTTCCCGTGCCGAGCGCGTCGACCTGGGCGCGGAACGCCGCCGCCTCGTCCGGCCCGTCCTGCGTCGTGTGTAAGAGGGTGAACGCGTGGGCGCTCGTGCCCGCCGACGGCACGCCGTAGCGCCGCTCGGCCTCGATGTTCGAAGTCGAATCGAAGCCCGCGAGATACGCCGCCCGGGCCGCGGCGACCGCGGCCTCCTCGTGCGCGCGGCGCGAACCCATCTCGATGAGCGTCCGGCCGTCGGCCACCGACGCCATCCGGGCGCCCGCCGAGGCGATCGCGCAATCGTGATTGAGAATCGACAGGATGAGGGTCTCGAGCACCACGCATTCGGCGAACGTGCCCTGCACGCGCAGCACGGGGGAGGCGGGGAAGAACAGCTCGCCCTCGCGGTAGGCGTCGATGCGCCCGCGGAAACGATAGTCGCGCATCCACTTGCGCACCTGGGCGCTCATCGAATCGCCGAACACCTCGAGCTCGGCGTCGCCGAAACGGAAATCGGCGAGGCGCTCGACGAGCCGGCCGATCCCCGCGACGACACCATAGCGACGACGCAGCGGTAGGCGGCGTGAAAACACCTCGAAGGTGCATTGCCTGTCGGCGGTCCCGGCGGCGAGGGCCGCCTCGATCATCGTCAGCTCATAGCGATCTGTGAGCAGAGCAGTCGAATTGTTCACCCCGCCCACGATACGGGGAGTACCCGGGGGAAGCGGCCACCGCGAACGAGCGTGCGTCAGTATCCTGGGGTCATGGACCGCGCGAACACCGGATCAGTGGAGCCGTCCCCGCTGCGATGCGTCGCGGGCGAGGGCCGTACCTCGCATTCGCCATGGTTGGCCTCGGGCCCCGCGGCGGCGCCCATGGTCGAGGAGACGACCGAGCTGGTCGGCGAGGAGAATAACCCGTGGGTCTGTGTCGTCTGGGACGACCCGGTCAATCTCATGAGTTACGTGACCTTTGTCCTTCAGCGCACCTTCGGGTACGACCGGGGCAAGGCGCGCACCTTGATGCTCGCGGTGCACAACGACGGCAAGGCGGCAGTGGCGTCGGGTAGCCGCGACGAAATGGAAAACGCCGTGCGCAAATTGCAGGAAGCCGGTTTGTGGGCGACCTTGCAAAAGGGGGAGTAGTCGAATGGA
It encodes the following:
- the clpS gene encoding ATP-dependent Clp protease adapter ClpS, with the protein product MDRANTGSVEPSPLRCVAGEGRTSHSPWLASGPAAAPMVEETTELVGEENNPWVCVVWDDPVNLMSYVTFVLQRTFGYDRGKARTLMLAVHNDGKAAVASGSRDEMENAVRKLQEAGLWATLQKGE
- a CDS encoding ATP-dependent DNA helicase codes for the protein MSPSDLPSVPELLDTAVAALGGTRREGQIRMAKAVGDSMSSGEHLAVQAGTGTGKSMAYLVPSIRHAATSGTPVVVSTATLALQNQLVERDLPRLAEALEPELGTTPSYAILKGRGNYLCLNRVRSGPADQSEELDLFDSPAQGAPAGGPTSWLGKEISRLHDWADETETGDRDELERGVSDLAWRQVSVTARECMGSLCPDFNDCFAEAAREEAAQADVVVTNHALLAIDAMTDAAILPEHDVVVIDEAHELSDRVTGVSTAELTGAAVSAAAKRARKYASDSTVQRLEETADGLSMALAEAKPDRWDHIDDDCEMAIGAVREAAANARATIAAAKPGEAANDPEATSARRKAAAALDEIAEAAERILASFDRPLTERLEIVWLSDENRRGLVLRVAPLTVAGLLRTRLFAESTVILTSATLTTGGNFAALATAWGLPRATETSGSAGSASSSAELIPAEKSLGSADSESGASDEVHLRWTGMDVGSPFDYGTHGILYVAKHLPGPGRDGASEETKAEMVSLVKAAGGRTLGLFSSMRGAKEAAEVLRERLDTPVLLQNEDSMPNLVRRFAEDPATTLVGTLTLWQGVDVPGDSLSLVLIDRIPFPRPDDPLLSARQRAIGSHGGNGFLAVAGNHAALLLAQGVGRLIRSTNDRGVVAILDSRLVTARYGSFLRASLPPFWETTDSKVAHGALERLNAASTASS
- a CDS encoding anthrone oxygenase family protein; the encoded protein is MPSFELASAVIALSVLSSLTGVEFCVAAFFHPVAARLPEPAAMAARALSAARLGAAMPAWYALAALTALLAAWGAVSPAATWMWSLMTAGLALIIAATILVLVPINSAIARGAREAGAAADAAEARRMRGDIARWDRLHRLRSLALAAAVVVEMVAVLV
- a CDS encoding nicotinate phosphoribosyltransferase encodes the protein MIEAALAAGTADRQCTFEVFSRRLPLRRRYGVVAGIGRLVERLADFRFGDAELEVFGDSMSAQVRKWMRDYRFRGRIDAYREGELFFPASPVLRVQGTFAECVVLETLILSILNHDCAIASAGARMASVADGRTLIEMGSRRAHEEAAVAAARAAYLAGFDSTSNIEAERRYGVPSAGTSAHAFTLLHTTQDGPDEAAAFRAQVDALGTGTTLLVDTYDITQGVETAIEVAGTELGAVRIDSGDLGMLARQVRRQLDDLGATRTRIVVSGDLDEYAIAGLRAEPVDAYGVGTRLVTGSGAPTASMVYKLVEVDGIPVAKRSAHKETLPGAKDAYRTYRSTGTALEEVLAPAGADVSSLSEGSRVAEVLPLLNPLFVDGEPVGDIPTLSESRAHQSAARITMPWEGLSLAEGDPALNVRVLPR
- a CDS encoding winged helix-turn-helix transcriptional regulator, which translates into the protein MFEHSSSDQEMRGLAEPQCPVDTAMGVLSGRWKGSILWRLHENGAMRPGELRREISGVSEAVLLRQLAELVDDGLVVRTDHGTWPLHVSYEISEYGATAGPLVEQLCAWGRAHQARIG
- a CDS encoding isochorismatase family protein, which gives rise to MNEVSGAEDSRTPSDALLVVDVQNDFCEGGALGVAGGTGVAENVASLLSGDHGYRYVVATRDMHIDPGAHFSETPDFVDTWPVHCVQGSPGARLREELRDARFDAVFAKGAYEAAYSGFEGSDSAGTSLAEWLRGHDVSSVDIVGIATDHCVRATAEDALKEGFMTSVLANLTAAVDPKRGKGALKELAAKRALIRGELGI